In one Silene latifolia isolate original U9 population chromosome 10, ASM4854445v1, whole genome shotgun sequence genomic region, the following are encoded:
- the LOC141608788 gene encoding uncharacterized protein LOC141608788, with the protein MGDINFSTSGIEKLNSGNYSTWSTRMQFNLLGQDLWSIVGSGETAKPARGEELKKWKVKAGKAMYVLTTTVGDNMLYRIKDAKTPKEAWDTLKELFSKKNDSQLQLLENELMSVRQNTMSVNEWFTKVKTLCVQITKLDPENPITDTRMRRIIIFGLRPGFSTLVAAVRGWATQPTLIEFENMLANQETLDKQMSGASIKEEENALFGKKKSHTKEVTREIMGRVLKAVQIESQKDSEKAKEEEASNEGELVKIDNQTSKEVMCA; encoded by the coding sequence ACTTTTCAACTAGTGGTATTGAGAAGTTAAACAGTGGAAATTACAGTACGTGGAGCACACGTATGCAATTCAATCTGTTGGGACAAGATCTTTGGAGCATCGTTGGCAGTGGTGAAACCGCCAAACCAGCTAGAGGAGAAGAGCTGAAGAAGTGGAAGGTCAAAGCCGGAAAGGCTATGTACGTGTTAACAACAACCGTCGGAGACAATATGCTGTATCGCATCAAAGATGCAAAAACACCAAAGGAGGCATGGGACACTTTAAAAGAATTGTTCTCAAAGAAGAATGATTCTCAACTCCAGTTGCTCGAGAATGAGCTAATGTCGGTTCGACAAAATACCATGTCGGTAAACGAGTGGTTTACCAAAGTCAAAACTTTGTGTGTTCAAATCACAAAGTTGGATCCTGAAAATCCAATCACGGATACTAGGATGCGAAGAATTATTATCTTCGGTTTAAGGCCAGGTTTCAGTACTCTTGTTGCAGCAGTTCGAGGTTGGGCTACACAACCAACTCTTATTGAGTTTGAAAATATGTTAGCCAACCAAGAAACTCTAGATAAGCAAATGTCTGGAGCATCCATCAAGGAAGAAGAAAATGCtctatttggtaaaaaaaaaagtcatACCAAGGAGGTGACAAGAGAAATTATGGGTCGAGTTCTCAAGGCGGTTCAAATAGAAAGCCAGAAGGATTCAGAAAAAGCCAAGGAAGAGGAGGCTTCCAACGAGGGGGAGCTCGTCAAGATCGACAACCAGACCAGCAAAGAGGTCATGTGTGCCTAG
- the LOC141609486 gene encoding uncharacterized protein LOC141609486, producing MEDMAAIVLYGYESVEKKSPLDRYESEDVSSLDNSCFEYEPVVEEMKKMKIETKNKVEDTGVTFFDTTDACILELDPEKLKPTNKKQLLDLAPFLKYCRLRKLTIRTFSGPGIDARKLEGGGIIVYERSQLSDVKLERYSNKAREAIQQYNDVVTNPNSKLEFVWFTRCAFKFQNKLFITFKGRQDGNGQIGTYQAAILDKFCGYELQLVFLRHVEADKILAFLSLSGAAEEVKKFYRGNWN from the exons ATGGAAGACATGGCTGCGATTGTTTTATATGGTTATGAGTCGGTGGAGAAGAAATCACCTCTTGATCGCTATGAGTCGGAGGATGTATCTTCACTGGATAATTCGTGTTTTGAATATGAGCCAGTCGTCGAAGAGATGAAAAAGATGAAGATAGAAACCAAAAACAAAGTCGAAGATACTGGTGTGACATTTTTTGACACAACTGATGCCTGTATTTTGGAATTAGATCCCGAAAAACTTAAGCCAACCAATAAAAAACAACTCCTTGACCTTGCCCCCTTTTTGAAATATTGCAGACTACGCAAATTGACGATCCGTACTTTTAGCGGCCCTGGTATAGATGCTCGTAAGTTAGAAGGTGGTGGAATTATAGTATATGAGAGGTCTCAGTTAAGCGACGTAAAGTTGGAGAGGTACTCCAATAAAGCGCGCGAAGCCATCCAACAATACAATGATGTCGTCACCAATCCCAATTCCAAGCTTGAGTTTGTCTGGTTTACTAGGTGTGCATTCAAATTTCAGAATAAGTTATTTATCACGTTTAAAGGTCGCCAAGACGGGAATGGCCAAATTGGTACTTATCAAGCTGCAATCCTTGATAAGTTCTGTGGTTATGAACTCCAACTTGTTTTTCTTAGGCATGTTGAAGCTGATAAGATCCTTGCCTTTTTGTCTCTCTCTG GGGCTGCTGAAGAAGTGAAGAAGTTTTATCGCGGAAATTGGAATTGA
- the LOC141608789 gene encoding homeobox-leucine zipper protein ANTHOCYANINLESS 2-like, with product MFGTYQEIFGRFGLLGHFHELTLDYVVGKMEGQGEMGNFGDELDANNMMVIERDDSGSNDSKGTSQSNGSTSKGKSKKYHRHTPKQIEDLENFFANCAHPDEKQRLEIARRLGLHNRQVKFWFQNRRTQMKSQIERHENVALKQQYDKLRLENIALRDIIRNPLCQNCGGPAMLADGIMDDYQVRIENVRLKEELIRVNTIVEKFMGRPISDLANQIMASTSANSNLSLSTSRSGLNGLGLGIGPGPGLGLGLMGLNLENGVSSNSHAPMNGSIMISEYEKTIFMQAGIAAMDELLALAQADSPLWFKGLDESRELLNNEEYAKKFSPFMGIRPISFTVDATRETSSVYISSLELVDTMMFPKRWKDMFPCLVGKASTIEVLFIGNNGTRDGELQLMNAEMIFPSPFVPVRQEKFIRFAKKHSEGMWAVVDVSLDVIRESSYSASSFKWRRLPSGCIIQDIANGYSVVTWIEHSEYDENCIHQLYQPLMRSGLAFGAKRWLATLQRERECVSVFMSSGIIPEDTDIDAVCQEGKKSVMKLMKRISNALCTALSASSSSHWEKLHMEGLAADVSIMNRVSINEPGEPSGLVLSAATSVWLPLPRQHLFDFLKDEKQRGKWDILANGGPMEVITYLPKSQDGINSVSLLCPPAAPPRERNMLILQEAWSDKTGCFIVYAPVDSQSMESVLQGADSDYLALLPSGFAITDGPILPNVPTLAGNGSENSAVLGGASVLTMGFQILVSSLPTNKLTVESIETVNNLMSCTIQKIRASIGIN from the exons ATGTTTGGAACATATCAGGAGATTTTCGGAAGATTTGGTCTCTTGGGTCATTTTCATGAGTTGACACTTGATTATGTTGTT GGTAAAATGGAGGGTCAAGGAGAAATGGGAAATTTCGGTGATGAATTGGATGCGAACAACATGATGGTGATCGAAAGAGATGATTCAGGAAGTAATGACTCAAAAGGAACTTCTCAAAGTAATGGTTCAACTTCTAAGGGAAAATCCAAGAAATATCATAGGCACACCCCTAAACAAATCGAAGACCTTGAGAA TTTCTTTGCAAACTGTGCTCATCCAGACGAAAAACAAAGGCTTGAGATTGCAAGGAGACTTGGATTACATAACAGACAGGTCAAGTTTTGGTTTCAGAATCGTCGAACACAAATGAAG TCACAAATCGAGCGACATGAAAATGTAGCGCTTAAACAACAGTATGATAAACTCCGTCTTGAAAACATAGCATTGAGGGATATAATAAGGAACCCGCTTTGTCAAAATTGCGGTGGTCCTGCAATGCTAGCGGATGGAATCATGGATGACTATCAAGTTAGAATCGAGAATGTTCGTTTAAAAGAGGAATTAATTCGGGTTAACACCATAGTTGAGAAGTTCATGGGTAGGCCGATCTCTGATTTGGCTAATCAGATAATGGCCTCAACATCCGCGAACTCTAACTTGAGTCTATCCACGTCGAGAAGTGGGTTAAATGGGCTTGGGCTTGGGATTGGGCCTGGGCCTGGGCTTGGGCTTGGGCTTATGGGACTTAACCTCGAAAATGGAGTTTCGAGCAATTCTCATGCTCCTATGAATGGTTCGATCATGATTAGTGAGTATGAGAAGACGATATTCATGCAAGCTGGAATTGCTGCTATGGATGAATTGCTTGCCCTCGCTCAGGCTGATAGTCCTTTGTGGTTTAAAGGGTTAGACGAAAGTCGAGAATTGTTGAATAATGAGGAGTATGCGAAGAAATTCTCGCCTTTTATGGGTATTAGACCGATTAGCTTCACCGTTGATGCTACTAGAGAGACTAGCAGTGTGTATATCAGTAGCTTGGAACTTGTTGATACAATGATGTTCCCT AAGAGATGGAAGGACATGTTTCCATGCCTTGTAGGGAAAGCGTCAACTATCGAGGTTCTATTCATAGGCAACAATGGAACCCGAGATGGCGAACTTCAGCTG ATGAATGCGGAAATGATATTTCCGTCACCATTTGTTCCTGTACGACAAGAGAAGTTTATTCGATTTGCCAAGAAACATTCCGAGGGTATGTGGGCAGTGGTCGACGTGTCTTTGGACGTGATCCGTGAATCGTCTTATTCAGCTTCATCCTTCAAGTGGAGGCGACTTCCATCTGGTTGCATCATCCAAGATATTGCCAATGGTTATTCTGTG GTTACATGGATTGAACATTCGGAATATGATGAAAATTGCATCCATCAACTGTATCAACCATTGATGAGGTCAGGATTGGCATTTGGTGCAAAAAGATGGCTTGCTACTCTCCAACGAGAGCGCGAATGTGTTTCCGTTTTTATGTCCTCTGGAATTATTCCTGAAGATACTGATATTGACG CTGTATGCCAAGAAGGCAAGAAGAGCGTTATGAAGCTAATGAAGCGAATAAGCAACGCCTTGTGCACGGCTCTATCTGCCTCATCGTCAAGCCATTGGGAGAAGCTGCATATGGAAGGGTTGGCTGCTGATGTTAGCATTATGAACCGCGTTAGCATCAATGAACCAGGCGAGCCGTCTGGTCTGGTGCTGAGTGCTGCAACTTCTGTCTGGTTGCCTCTACCAAGGCAGCATTTGTTTGATTTCCTAAAAGACGAGAAACAACGAGGAAAATGGGATATCTTGGCTAATGGTGGCCCTATGGAAGTGATTACCTATCTTCCCAAGAGTCAGGACGGAATTAATTCCGTCTCACTGCTTTGTCCACCT GCTGCGCCACCGAGAGAAAGAAACATGCTGATACTACAGGAAGCATGGTCAGACAAAACAGGCTGTTTCATAGTGTATGCACCAGTTGACTCACAATCAATGGAATCGGTCCTACAGGGTGCAGATTCAGACTATCTGGCGTTACTCCCCTCGGGATTTGCAATCACTGATGGTCCTATTCTACCCAACGTACCCACATTGGCTGGAAATGGCAGTGAAAATTCCGCTGTTCTCGGTGGAGCATCTGTGTTAACTATGGGGTTCCAAATTCTGGTCAGTAGCCTCCCTACAAATAAGCTCACAGTTGAATCAATTGAAACCGTCAACAATCTTATGTCCTGCACCATTCAGAAGATCCGAGCATCAATCGGTATTAACTGA
- the LOC141609487 gene encoding CEN-like protein 1, with product MARGIEPLIVGRVIGEVVDIFNPTVKMVVTYNSSKQVSNGHEIMPNVIVSKPRVEIGGEDMRSAYTLIMVDPDAPSPSDPYLREHLHWIVTDIPGTTDISFGKEIVCYDTPKPVIGIHRYVFLLFKQIRGRQTVRAPSSRDHFNTRRFAAENGLGLPVAAVYFNAQRETAARRR from the exons ATGGCAAGAGGAATTGAACCATTGATTGTTGGGAGAGTTATCGGTGAGGTGGTTGATATATTCAACCCGACCGTGAAGATGGTTGTTACTTATAACTCAAGCAAGCAAGTCTCTAATGGCCATGAGATTATGCCTAATGTCATTGTCTCGAAACCTCGTGTCGAGATTGGTGGTGAAGATATGAGATCAGCTTATACTTTG ATCATGGTAGATCCGGATGCTCCGAGCCCAAGTGACCCATACCTAAGAGAGCACCTCCACTG GATTGTTACTGATATCCCTGGAACAACTGATATTTCCTTTG GTAAGGAAATAGTGTGCTATGACACTCCAAAGCCAGTGATAGGAATACACAGGTATGTATTCCTACTATTCAAGCAAATAAGAGGAAGGCAAACTGTGAGGGCACCTTCATCAAGAGACCATTTCAACACAAGGAGGTTTGCTGCTGAGAATGGCCTTGGTCTCCCTGTCGCGGCCGTCTACTTCAATGCTCAAAGAGAGACCGCTGCAAGAAGACGATGA
- the LOC141609488 gene encoding BON1-associated protein 1-like, protein MPSQIFQQCTLEINVISAEDLRIKGRPIKKNAIAYVHTNTGTEGASLSTTINKDGGSNPIWQEKFDLKISGYAKEIIIQVCCDNNLIGEAKIPTKDIFDDYVPPHCLHLLSYRLKDRQLRRNGIINLSIRVKDYC, encoded by the coding sequence ATGCCATCGCAAATTTTCCAACAATGTACGTTAGAAATCAACGTGATATCGGCCGAGGATTTACGTATAAAAGGCCGTCCGATCAAGAAAAACGCAATTGCGTACGTTCATACAAACACCGGTACAGAAGGGGCGTCATTGTCAACGACAATTAACAAAGACGGAGGAAGTAACCCTATATGGCAAGAGAAGTTCGATCTCAAGATCTCTGGTTACGCGAAAGAAATTATTATACAAGTTTGTTGTGACAATAATTTAATTGGTGAAGCTAAAATTCCTACGAAAGATATTTTTGATGATTATGTGCCTCcacattgtttacatcttttaagTTATAGGTTAAAAGATCGTCAATTACGGCGTAATGGTATTATTAATCTTTCTATTAGGGTTAAGGATTATTGTTAA
- the LOC141608790 gene encoding BON1-associated protein 1-like produces the protein MPSQIFQQCTLEINVISAEDLRIKDRPIKKNAIAYVHTNTGTEGASLSTTINKDGGSNPIWQEKFDLKISGYAKEIIVQVCCDNNLIGEAKIPTKDIFDDYVPPHCLHLLSYRLKDRQFRRNGLKPCGDLDWAWLLCKAGLAVKFGSMWHAELG, from the exons ATGCCATCGCAAATTTTCCAACAATGTACGTTAGAAATCAACGTAATATCAGCCGAGGATTTACGTATAAAAGACCGTCCAATCAAGAAAAACGCAATTGCGTACGTTCATACAAACACCGGTACAGAAGGAGCGTCATTGTCTACTACAATTAACAAAGACGGAGGAAGTAACCCTATATGGCAAGAGAAGTTCGATCTCAAGATCTCTGGTTACGCGAAAGAAATTATTGTACAAGTTTGTTGTGACAATAATTTAATTGGTGAAGCTAAAATTCCTACGAAAGATATTTTTGATGATTATGTGCCTCcacattgtttacatcttttaagTTATAGGTTAAAAGATCGTCAATTTCGTCGTAATG GACTCAAACCTTGTGGAGATCTGGACTGGGCCTGGTTGCTATGCAAGGCAGGGCTTGCTGTGAAATTTGGGTCGATGTGGCATGCTGAGTTGGGCTAA